One Brassica napus cultivar Da-Ae chromosome A1, Da-Ae, whole genome shotgun sequence genomic region harbors:
- the LOC106419806 gene encoding anaphase-promoting complex subunit 8 isoform X2 codes for MRCRAGEQLVGIEQDPSNFTPSNTRFQRGSSSIRRRFSTISTPQPSAGFSQPPATPLPQEEDEVIDGDLYLLAKSYFDCREYRRASHVLRDQMSNKSLFLRCYALYLAGEKRKEEEMIELEGPLGKSDAINRELVSLERELSALKRTGAIDSFGLYLYGVVLKEKGNESLARASLVESVNSYPWNWSAWSELQSLCTSIEILNSLNLNSHWMKEFFLGSAYQELRMHSESLAKYEYLQGIFSFSNYIQAQTAKAQYSLREFDQVEIMFEDLLRNDPYRVEDMDLYSNVLYAKEACAALSYLAHKVFLTDKYRPESCCIVGNYYSLKGQHEKAVMYFRRALKLNKKYLSAWTLMGHEYVEMKNTSAAIDAYRRAVDVNPCDYRAWYGLGQAYEMMGMPFYALHYFRKSIFFLPNDSRLWIAMAKCYQSEQLHMLEEAIKCYKRAVNCGDTEGIALNQLAKLHQKLGRNEEAAFYFEKDLERMDAEGLEGPNMFEALVFLATHLKTNKKFDEAEVYCTRLLDYSGPEKEKAKSLLRGIRMAQTDFPSMDMEHFPL; via the exons ATG CGTTGCAGGGCAGGAGAGCAGCTCGTGGGGATAGAGCAAGACCCATCTAACTTTACACCTTCCAATACGAGGTTCCAGCGAGGAAGCTCTAGCATCCGGAGAAGGTTCAGCACCATTTCAACACCACAACCTTCCGCTGGCTTCTCTCAACCACCAGCTACTCCTCTACCTCAAGAAGAAGACGAGGTGATTGATGGTGACCTTTACCTTTTAGCCAAGTCCTACTTCGATTGTCGAGAGTACAGGCGTGCTTCACATGTCCTTCGTGATCAGATGAGCAACAAGTCTCTTTTCTTGCGTTGCTATGCCCTTTATCTG GCTGGAGAAAAACGGAAAGAGGAAGAAATGATAGAGCTTGAAGGCCCCTTGGGTAAGAGTGATGCCATAAACCGTGAGCTGGTATCTTTGGAGAGGGAACTGTCAGCCCTGAAGAGGACTGGAGCGATTGATTCTTTTGGATTATACTTGTATGGTGTGGTTCTTAAAGAAAAAGGGAATGAAAGTCTTGCCCGTGCCAGCCTCGTGGAGTCTGTGAACAGCTATCCATGGAACTGGAGTGCCTGGTCTGAGCTTCAGTCTCTGTGTACGTCGATCGAGATCTTGAACAGCCTTAATCTGAACAGTCACTGGATGAAGGAGTTTTTTCTAGGCAGTGCTTATCAAGAACTCAGAATGCACAGTGAGTCCTTGGCCAAGTACGAATACCTGCAAGGCATTTTCAGTTTCAGCAATTACATCCAAGCTCAAACTGCAAAAGCTCAGTATAGCCTTAGGGAGTTTGACCAGGTTGAAATCATGTTCGAAGACCTTCTGAGAAACGACCCCTATCGTGTGGAAGATATGGACTTGTATTCCAATGTTCTGTATGCAAAAGAGGCATGCGCTGCACTGAGTTACCTTGCACACAAGGTGTTTTTGACTGATAAATACAGACCTGAGTCTTGCTGCATCGTTGGCAATTACTACAGTTTAAAGGGGCAGCATGAGAAAGCAGTAATGTACTTCCGGAGAGCTTTGAAGCTGAACAAGAAGTACTTGTCTGCGTGGACTCTTATGGGCCATGAATACGTTGAGATGAAGAACACTTCTGCTGCCATTGATGCATATCGAAGAGCCGTTGATGTAAACCCTTGTGATTACCGAGCTTGGTATGGGTTAGGACAAGCGTATGAGATGATGGGGATGCCTTTCTATGCGCTCCACTATTTCCGCAAATCCATATTCTTTCTTCCGAACGATTCTAGGCTGTGGATAGCGATGGCTAAATGTTATCAGAGCGAACAGCTTCACATGCTAGAAGAAGCCATCAAGTGTTACAAAAGAGCTGTGAACTGTGGTGACACGGAAGGAATAGCTCTTAACCAGCTGGCGAAGCTTCACCAGAAGCTTGGACGTAATGAAGAAGCTGCATTTTACTTCGAGAAGGATTTAGAGAGAATGGATGCTGAAGGATTAGAAGGACCTAACATGTTTGAGGCTTTGGTTTTCCTTGCTACACATTTGAAGACCAACAAGAAGTTTGACGAAGCAGAAGTGTATTGCACTCGTCTTCTCGATTACAGTGGCCCT GAGAAAGAAAAGGCAAAGAGCTTACTGAGAGGGATCAGAATGGCGCAAACAGATTTTCCTTCGATGGATATGGAGCATTTTCCTCTTTAG
- the LOC106419806 gene encoding anaphase-promoting complex subunit 8 isoform X1 — MVSKESCRNEIRAAIRQLSDRCLYSAAKWAGEQLVGIEQDPSNFTPSNTRFQRGSSSIRRRFSTISTPQPSAGFSQPPATPLPQEEDEVIDGDLYLLAKSYFDCREYRRASHVLRDQMSNKSLFLRCYALYLAGEKRKEEEMIELEGPLGKSDAINRELVSLERELSALKRTGAIDSFGLYLYGVVLKEKGNESLARASLVESVNSYPWNWSAWSELQSLCTSIEILNSLNLNSHWMKEFFLGSAYQELRMHSESLAKYEYLQGIFSFSNYIQAQTAKAQYSLREFDQVEIMFEDLLRNDPYRVEDMDLYSNVLYAKEACAALSYLAHKVFLTDKYRPESCCIVGNYYSLKGQHEKAVMYFRRALKLNKKYLSAWTLMGHEYVEMKNTSAAIDAYRRAVDVNPCDYRAWYGLGQAYEMMGMPFYALHYFRKSIFFLPNDSRLWIAMAKCYQSEQLHMLEEAIKCYKRAVNCGDTEGIALNQLAKLHQKLGRNEEAAFYFEKDLERMDAEGLEGPNMFEALVFLATHLKTNKKFDEAEVYCTRLLDYSGPEKEKAKSLLRGIRMAQTDFPSMDMEHFPL; from the exons ATGGTCTCGAAAGAGAGTTGTCGCAACGAGATCCGTGCGGCTATTCGACAGCTTAGTGACCGTTGCCTATACTCCGCCGCTAAATG GGCAGGAGAGCAGCTCGTGGGGATAGAGCAAGACCCATCTAACTTTACACCTTCCAATACGAGGTTCCAGCGAGGAAGCTCTAGCATCCGGAGAAGGTTCAGCACCATTTCAACACCACAACCTTCCGCTGGCTTCTCTCAACCACCAGCTACTCCTCTACCTCAAGAAGAAGACGAGGTGATTGATGGTGACCTTTACCTTTTAGCCAAGTCCTACTTCGATTGTCGAGAGTACAGGCGTGCTTCACATGTCCTTCGTGATCAGATGAGCAACAAGTCTCTTTTCTTGCGTTGCTATGCCCTTTATCTG GCTGGAGAAAAACGGAAAGAGGAAGAAATGATAGAGCTTGAAGGCCCCTTGGGTAAGAGTGATGCCATAAACCGTGAGCTGGTATCTTTGGAGAGGGAACTGTCAGCCCTGAAGAGGACTGGAGCGATTGATTCTTTTGGATTATACTTGTATGGTGTGGTTCTTAAAGAAAAAGGGAATGAAAGTCTTGCCCGTGCCAGCCTCGTGGAGTCTGTGAACAGCTATCCATGGAACTGGAGTGCCTGGTCTGAGCTTCAGTCTCTGTGTACGTCGATCGAGATCTTGAACAGCCTTAATCTGAACAGTCACTGGATGAAGGAGTTTTTTCTAGGCAGTGCTTATCAAGAACTCAGAATGCACAGTGAGTCCTTGGCCAAGTACGAATACCTGCAAGGCATTTTCAGTTTCAGCAATTACATCCAAGCTCAAACTGCAAAAGCTCAGTATAGCCTTAGGGAGTTTGACCAGGTTGAAATCATGTTCGAAGACCTTCTGAGAAACGACCCCTATCGTGTGGAAGATATGGACTTGTATTCCAATGTTCTGTATGCAAAAGAGGCATGCGCTGCACTGAGTTACCTTGCACACAAGGTGTTTTTGACTGATAAATACAGACCTGAGTCTTGCTGCATCGTTGGCAATTACTACAGTTTAAAGGGGCAGCATGAGAAAGCAGTAATGTACTTCCGGAGAGCTTTGAAGCTGAACAAGAAGTACTTGTCTGCGTGGACTCTTATGGGCCATGAATACGTTGAGATGAAGAACACTTCTGCTGCCATTGATGCATATCGAAGAGCCGTTGATGTAAACCCTTGTGATTACCGAGCTTGGTATGGGTTAGGACAAGCGTATGAGATGATGGGGATGCCTTTCTATGCGCTCCACTATTTCCGCAAATCCATATTCTTTCTTCCGAACGATTCTAGGCTGTGGATAGCGATGGCTAAATGTTATCAGAGCGAACAGCTTCACATGCTAGAAGAAGCCATCAAGTGTTACAAAAGAGCTGTGAACTGTGGTGACACGGAAGGAATAGCTCTTAACCAGCTGGCGAAGCTTCACCAGAAGCTTGGACGTAATGAAGAAGCTGCATTTTACTTCGAGAAGGATTTAGAGAGAATGGATGCTGAAGGATTAGAAGGACCTAACATGTTTGAGGCTTTGGTTTTCCTTGCTACACATTTGAAGACCAACAAGAAGTTTGACGAAGCAGAAGTGTATTGCACTCGTCTTCTCGATTACAGTGGCCCT GAGAAAGAAAAGGCAAAGAGCTTACTGAGAGGGATCAGAATGGCGCAAACAGATTTTCCTTCGATGGATATGGAGCATTTTCCTCTTTAG
- the LOC106419806 gene encoding anaphase-promoting complex subunit 8 isoform X3, protein MSNKSLFLRCYALYLAGEKRKEEEMIELEGPLGKSDAINRELVSLERELSALKRTGAIDSFGLYLYGVVLKEKGNESLARASLVESVNSYPWNWSAWSELQSLCTSIEILNSLNLNSHWMKEFFLGSAYQELRMHSESLAKYEYLQGIFSFSNYIQAQTAKAQYSLREFDQVEIMFEDLLRNDPYRVEDMDLYSNVLYAKEACAALSYLAHKVFLTDKYRPESCCIVGNYYSLKGQHEKAVMYFRRALKLNKKYLSAWTLMGHEYVEMKNTSAAIDAYRRAVDVNPCDYRAWYGLGQAYEMMGMPFYALHYFRKSIFFLPNDSRLWIAMAKCYQSEQLHMLEEAIKCYKRAVNCGDTEGIALNQLAKLHQKLGRNEEAAFYFEKDLERMDAEGLEGPNMFEALVFLATHLKTNKKFDEAEVYCTRLLDYSGPEKEKAKSLLRGIRMAQTDFPSMDMEHFPL, encoded by the exons ATGAGCAACAAGTCTCTTTTCTTGCGTTGCTATGCCCTTTATCTG GCTGGAGAAAAACGGAAAGAGGAAGAAATGATAGAGCTTGAAGGCCCCTTGGGTAAGAGTGATGCCATAAACCGTGAGCTGGTATCTTTGGAGAGGGAACTGTCAGCCCTGAAGAGGACTGGAGCGATTGATTCTTTTGGATTATACTTGTATGGTGTGGTTCTTAAAGAAAAAGGGAATGAAAGTCTTGCCCGTGCCAGCCTCGTGGAGTCTGTGAACAGCTATCCATGGAACTGGAGTGCCTGGTCTGAGCTTCAGTCTCTGTGTACGTCGATCGAGATCTTGAACAGCCTTAATCTGAACAGTCACTGGATGAAGGAGTTTTTTCTAGGCAGTGCTTATCAAGAACTCAGAATGCACAGTGAGTCCTTGGCCAAGTACGAATACCTGCAAGGCATTTTCAGTTTCAGCAATTACATCCAAGCTCAAACTGCAAAAGCTCAGTATAGCCTTAGGGAGTTTGACCAGGTTGAAATCATGTTCGAAGACCTTCTGAGAAACGACCCCTATCGTGTGGAAGATATGGACTTGTATTCCAATGTTCTGTATGCAAAAGAGGCATGCGCTGCACTGAGTTACCTTGCACACAAGGTGTTTTTGACTGATAAATACAGACCTGAGTCTTGCTGCATCGTTGGCAATTACTACAGTTTAAAGGGGCAGCATGAGAAAGCAGTAATGTACTTCCGGAGAGCTTTGAAGCTGAACAAGAAGTACTTGTCTGCGTGGACTCTTATGGGCCATGAATACGTTGAGATGAAGAACACTTCTGCTGCCATTGATGCATATCGAAGAGCCGTTGATGTAAACCCTTGTGATTACCGAGCTTGGTATGGGTTAGGACAAGCGTATGAGATGATGGGGATGCCTTTCTATGCGCTCCACTATTTCCGCAAATCCATATTCTTTCTTCCGAACGATTCTAGGCTGTGGATAGCGATGGCTAAATGTTATCAGAGCGAACAGCTTCACATGCTAGAAGAAGCCATCAAGTGTTACAAAAGAGCTGTGAACTGTGGTGACACGGAAGGAATAGCTCTTAACCAGCTGGCGAAGCTTCACCAGAAGCTTGGACGTAATGAAGAAGCTGCATTTTACTTCGAGAAGGATTTAGAGAGAATGGATGCTGAAGGATTAGAAGGACCTAACATGTTTGAGGCTTTGGTTTTCCTTGCTACACATTTGAAGACCAACAAGAAGTTTGACGAAGCAGAAGTGTATTGCACTCGTCTTCTCGATTACAGTGGCCCT GAGAAAGAAAAGGCAAAGAGCTTACTGAGAGGGATCAGAATGGCGCAAACAGATTTTCCTTCGATGGATATGGAGCATTTTCCTCTTTAG